The following coding sequences lie in one Synechococcus sp. PCC 7336 genomic window:
- a CDS encoding IS110 family transposase, which translates to MKKPTKHISYSGKDIFVGIDVHKKTYSVVARADSEVVKKWTTAASPQGLAEQLLKYFEGARIHTVYEAGFSAFVLHRELVKYGIDSIVVHVPSIEVAVNDRVKTDKRDAHKLASLLEAGRLKGVRILTEEEELHRMLSRTRQQLVEDRTAVENKIRMKFHQLGLINHDDNRRMSHKLVRELFKQNLSEELTIAVEAYWDIWKSLDQQIAKLDKVLKHQAESDPNESTYQSAPGIGKISARVLSNELGDMSQFKNERQLFSFTGLTPSEYSTGENIRRGHITKQGNSRVRGILIEIAWRAIGKDKALVEFFERLHPHTGKKRAIVAVARKLIGRIRAAFQHGEAYRMGY; encoded by the coding sequence ATGAAGAAACCTACCAAACACATCTCCTATTCTGGGAAAGATATTTTCGTGGGAATTGACGTTCACAAGAAAACCTATTCAGTTGTTGCCAGGGCTGACAGTGAAGTCGTCAAGAAATGGACGACAGCAGCCTCACCACAGGGACTTGCAGAACAGCTTCTCAAATACTTTGAAGGGGCAAGAATCCATACTGTCTATGAAGCTGGGTTCTCTGCATTTGTTCTACACCGAGAACTGGTGAAATATGGAATCGATAGTATTGTCGTTCATGTCCCTTCGATTGAAGTAGCCGTTAACGATCGCGTAAAGACTGATAAACGAGATGCCCATAAACTGGCTTCTCTGTTGGAAGCAGGACGTTTGAAGGGAGTTCGAATCCTAACCGAGGAAGAAGAACTACACCGCATGCTCAGCCGAACCAGACAACAGCTTGTTGAGGACCGAACTGCTGTCGAGAATAAAATTAGAATGAAGTTCCATCAACTGGGGCTCATCAACCATGACGACAATCGGAGAATGAGTCACAAGCTAGTCAGGGAGTTGTTCAAGCAGAATCTTTCGGAAGAGCTGACTATTGCAGTTGAAGCCTACTGGGATATCTGGAAGAGCCTAGACCAACAGATCGCTAAATTAGACAAAGTGCTGAAGCATCAGGCTGAAAGTGACCCCAATGAGAGTACCTACCAATCGGCCCCTGGAATCGGGAAGATATCAGCTCGGGTTCTTTCTAATGAATTAGGAGATATGTCTCAGTTTAAGAATGAGCGCCAGTTGTTCAGTTTTACAGGTCTAACGCCGAGTGAATATTCAACCGGTGAAAATATCCGAAGAGGGCACATTACCAAGCAGGGCAATAGCAGAGTAAGAGGAATATTAATAGAAATTGCTTGGCGTGCAATTGGAAAAGACAAGGCATTAGTCGAATTTTTTGAAAGACTCCATCCTCATACCGGGAAGAAGCGAGCCATCGTAGCTGTTGCCAGAAAGTTGATTGGTAGAATTCGGGCGGCTTTTCAACATGGAGAGGCTTACCGAATGGGATATTAA
- a CDS encoding metal ABC transporter solute-binding protein, Zn/Mn family, whose amino-acid sequence MNSCRRWGLLLLSCLPLSCGIVATSAREKPAVVTTTSVICDLVRQVAEETVELTCLLAPGQDPHTYEPTPGDRAAIDGADLLLYGGYNLAPDIVQLIEASSRSAPKVAVFEAAVPVPLLVEARNPGEWVADPHVWHSADLGIEIVEAIAEQLIAIAPDEAELLSANAAAVVAELTELHEWIARQVATVPEGDRKLVTTHAAFGYFADAYGLEVVGVLSGLSHEERPSAGRMAALIDWVEGAGIPAIFAETAANRELIEVVARDAGVLVPERSLYVEGPGGPDTPAVTYQQMLAVNTCTIVTGLGGECSMFESPLIDIHAE is encoded by the coding sequence ATGAATTCTTGTCGCCGCTGGGGCCTCTTGCTCCTGTCTTGCTTGCCCCTTTCTTGCGGGATAGTTGCTACATCTGCCAGAGAAAAGCCTGCTGTCGTTACCACCACCAGTGTCATTTGCGATTTGGTGCGACAAGTGGCTGAAGAAACTGTAGAGCTCACCTGCCTTCTCGCTCCCGGACAAGACCCGCATACCTACGAGCCTACCCCAGGCGATCGCGCTGCGATTGACGGTGCCGATCTGTTGCTGTACGGCGGCTACAATCTCGCTCCCGATATCGTTCAGTTGATTGAGGCATCTTCTCGTTCCGCTCCGAAGGTGGCCGTATTCGAAGCTGCTGTACCCGTTCCCCTGCTGGTTGAAGCTCGCAATCCTGGCGAATGGGTTGCCGACCCTCACGTCTGGCATAGTGCCGATCTCGGAATTGAGATCGTAGAGGCGATCGCCGAGCAACTCATCGCTATCGCGCCAGACGAGGCCGAGTTGTTGAGCGCGAACGCTGCTGCTGTGGTGGCAGAGCTGACCGAGTTGCACGAGTGGATTGCAAGGCAAGTTGCCACGGTTCCCGAGGGCGATCGCAAGCTGGTGACGACCCATGCCGCTTTCGGGTATTTTGCCGATGCCTATGGATTGGAAGTGGTCGGAGTACTCAGTGGTCTGAGTCATGAAGAGAGACCATCCGCCGGTCGCATGGCAGCACTGATTGACTGGGTGGAAGGGGCTGGCATACCGGCAATTTTTGCTGAAACTGCAGCGAATCGAGAATTGATTGAAGTGGTGGCACGAGATGCTGGGGTTCTGGTGCCCGAGCGATCCTTATACGTGGAAGGCCCTGGCGGTCCCGACACTCCAGCGGTGACTTATCAGCAGATGTTAGCGGTCAACACCTGTACCATTGTCACAGGTTTGGGGGGGGAATGCTCAATGTTTGAATCTCCTCTCATAGATATACATGCAGAGTAA
- a CDS encoding alpha/beta fold hydrolase — protein MPYLDIDSSPHYYEWIVENGGDAPTGDRPVMVFLHGWGGSARYWEATARALSDTYDCLLYDLRGFGRSSARSLQQPIPFADPRHAAYALEHYATELKELVDALHLDRISIQAHSMGSSIAALFISQTPERVDRAIFACGGIFEYNALVFGLFQQIGSTVVRIRPQWLSRIPGMDRMTIARFVHKMPPAQVRQAFLADYMQADIPASLGTLYTSVSKHASVAQPEAFRKIQRPTLIVSGEKDIIIPSALGRMAAELNPEVRHVELPEVAHLPMLECPDEYLATVRQFLAH, from the coding sequence ATGCCTTATCTCGACATTGACAGTAGCCCGCACTACTACGAATGGATCGTGGAGAACGGGGGAGATGCACCTACAGGCGATCGCCCGGTCATGGTCTTTCTGCACGGGTGGGGCGGTTCGGCGCGATATTGGGAAGCCACGGCCCGCGCCCTGTCGGATACCTATGACTGTCTGCTATACGATCTGCGAGGATTTGGGCGATCTTCGGCGCGATCGCTCCAGCAACCTATCCCCTTCGCCGATCCTCGCCACGCAGCCTATGCGCTAGAGCATTACGCCACAGAACTGAAGGAACTGGTAGATGCGCTGCACTTAGATCGCATCTCGATTCAAGCCCATTCGATGGGGTCTTCCATTGCCGCCCTGTTTATCAGTCAGACTCCCGAACGGGTGGATCGGGCTATTTTTGCCTGCGGTGGCATCTTCGAATACAACGCGCTGGTGTTTGGCTTGTTTCAACAAATTGGCAGCACGGTCGTGCGGATTCGGCCTCAGTGGCTGTCGCGGATACCGGGGATGGATCGGATGACGATCGCCCGGTTTGTCCACAAAATGCCCCCCGCACAGGTGCGCCAAGCGTTTTTAGCCGACTATATGCAAGCGGACATACCAGCTAGTCTCGGCACGCTCTATACCAGCGTTAGCAAGCACGCTAGCGTGGCTCAACCGGAAGCCTTTCGCAAGATTCAGCGTCCCACCCTGATTGTTTCGGGGGAGAAGGACATCATTATCCCCTCTGCGCTCGGTCGAATGGCGGCTGAGCTCAATCCCGAGGTTCGCCACGTCGAACTGCCCGAGGTGGCCCACCTGCCGATGTTGGAATGTCCCGACGAGTATTTGGCTACTGTGCGTCAGTTTTTGGCCCATTAG
- a CDS encoding helix-turn-helix transcriptional regulator has product MKLALSHSLKERRQSLMAQSELAERIHSSQPRIANAENGDVFVSIELLIRTILATGASPQDIGQVIASVG; this is encoded by the coding sequence ATCAAGCTTGCGCTTAGCCATAGTCTTAAAGAGCGAAGACAGTCACTCATGGCTCAATCTGAGTTGGCAGAAAGGATTCATTCCAGCCAACCGCGCATTGCAAACGCTGAAAATGGAGATGTTTTCGTATCCATTGAGTTGCTAATTCGTACGATTTTAGCGACTGGAGCTTCACCTCAAGATATTGGTCAAGTGATTGCGAGTGTAGGGTAA
- a CDS encoding PilW family protein, with product MKSRGLTLLELLIAVSLSAILLFALGKVFSSALRSNRVNEQATSLTQDAEVAAAILQNDVKNVGFVGGDTDSFGTTSPSATQIANFVSTFRWPFTLDDTIASAANLVGVVNVSGSTDPLPTLFKIEGTGTDSDTLSFLRVNRIDNSTGASAIGLQYNAYTVVGDNLTRLRQSLDCAGTFTPNSVCTLDGVNNGDQPVVAGVEAFHVFFQLKNANGGNAVYTSNLPNDVTNIASIGIYFRTRATLEDPNTNNSQTFPSNAVERPTGVLTDGTAISNWADLGVPTEPPYNDRFRRIEKILEISMPNRQPCNLLPIGWPQTSLGAVGVETTVTTSGGSMPGAGNFGWLSWNGSTSANYLREIVTNPILSNTGYIDPSISEVSDPDRYTLQQGSVVEGATGVNSSVGDALKAYENQIVLVPIWSNVEGVGSNLNYTINGFARIFLTSGASIASLTGTFLGTTDGACSA from the coding sequence ATGAAAAGTCGAGGCTTGACACTACTTGAACTTCTAATAGCAGTCTCACTTTCAGCAATCTTGCTGTTCGCGCTTGGCAAAGTGTTCTCCAGTGCCTTGAGGAGCAATCGAGTCAACGAACAGGCGACATCGTTAACTCAAGATGCAGAAGTTGCGGCTGCAATATTGCAGAACGATGTGAAAAATGTTGGATTTGTCGGAGGGGATACCGATTCTTTTGGTACTACATCCCCAAGTGCGACTCAAATTGCTAACTTTGTTAGCACTTTTCGATGGCCATTTACACTCGATGACACTATTGCCTCGGCAGCCAATCTTGTCGGAGTCGTCAATGTTTCTGGTTCCACAGATCCTTTGCCCACTCTGTTCAAAATAGAAGGAACCGGCACCGATTCAGATACTCTCAGTTTTTTGCGTGTAAACAGAATTGACAATTCTACAGGTGCGAGCGCAATCGGTCTCCAATATAATGCTTATACGGTCGTGGGAGACAACTTGACACGCCTTCGACAAAGCCTTGACTGTGCTGGTACGTTTACACCGAATTCTGTCTGTACTCTCGATGGAGTCAATAATGGCGACCAGCCTGTCGTTGCAGGTGTTGAAGCTTTTCATGTTTTCTTCCAACTCAAAAACGCCAATGGAGGAAATGCTGTCTACACAAGCAACCTCCCCAACGATGTCACGAATATTGCAAGTATTGGCATCTACTTTAGAACTCGGGCAACCCTCGAAGATCCCAACACTAATAATAGTCAAACATTTCCCAGTAATGCCGTGGAACGTCCTACGGGGGTTTTGACTGACGGCACAGCAATTTCCAACTGGGCTGATTTGGGTGTGCCGACTGAGCCACCCTACAACGATCGCTTTCGTAGAATCGAAAAAATTCTAGAAATATCGATGCCAAATAGGCAGCCCTGCAATCTGCTTCCCATTGGTTGGCCTCAGACAAGTTTGGGGGCCGTTGGCGTAGAAACAACCGTGACGACTAGTGGTGGCAGTATGCCCGGTGCTGGTAACTTTGGTTGGTTGTCGTGGAATGGCTCTACTAGTGCAAATTATCTGAGAGAAATTGTGACAAACCCTATACTGTCCAACACCGGCTATATCGATCCAAGTATTAGTGAAGTTAGCGATCCAGACAGATATACCTTGCAGCAAGGGAGCGTCGTTGAAGGTGCGACTGGGGTTAATAGTTCTGTAGGGGATGCACTCAAAGCTTATGAGAATCAGATCGTGCTCGTTCCAATATGGTCAAATGTGGAAGGGGTTGGGTCCAATCTTAACTATACGATCAACGGCTTTGCCCGCATCTTTTTAACCTCTGGAGCCTCGATCGCTAGCTTGACAGGTACCTTTTTGGGCACGACAGATGGTGCTTGCTCTGCTTGA
- a CDS encoding metal ABC transporter ATP-binding protein has product MLEIQSLSVNYRGVLALENICATLPAGELIGAIGPNGAGKSTLLKAMLGLVPANAGQVLLNGRPLARQRRQVAYVPQRSQIDWDYPTSAWSVVMMARTTAIGWLRWADRQQRQIVREALERVEMWDLRHRQIGELSGGQQQRIFLARALAQQADLFLMDEPLTGVDKRSERIIFDLLDELREQGKTIIVCSHEWGEALSRYDRLLLLNRRLLANDEPQMVMTLDNIRQAFGSAMQPGCCEGHPRPEPSRLR; this is encoded by the coding sequence ATGTTAGAAATCCAATCCCTGTCTGTCAACTACCGAGGGGTGTTAGCGCTGGAGAATATCTGCGCGACGTTACCTGCTGGGGAGTTGATCGGGGCCATTGGTCCCAATGGAGCCGGAAAAAGCACGTTACTCAAAGCGATGTTGGGATTGGTGCCTGCAAATGCCGGACAAGTCTTGCTGAACGGACGCCCCCTGGCGCGGCAGCGGCGACAGGTGGCTTATGTGCCGCAGCGATCGCAAATTGATTGGGACTATCCCACTTCTGCCTGGAGTGTGGTGATGATGGCCCGCACGACGGCAATTGGTTGGCTGAGGTGGGCCGATCGCCAGCAACGGCAGATTGTGCGCGAAGCCCTCGAACGGGTGGAGATGTGGGATTTGCGCCATCGCCAGATTGGGGAGTTGTCGGGGGGGCAGCAGCAGCGAATTTTTTTGGCACGGGCGCTGGCTCAGCAGGCGGATCTGTTTCTGATGGACGAACCGTTGACGGGGGTGGATAAAAGGTCCGAAAGGATTATTTTCGATCTGCTCGACGAATTGCGAGAGCAGGGTAAAACCATTATTGTTTGCAGTCACGAGTGGGGGGAAGCACTCAGCCGCTACGATCGCCTCTTGCTGCTCAACCGCCGCCTGTTAGCGAACGACGAGCCCCAAATGGTGATGACATTAGACAATATTCGGCAGGCTTTCGGCTCTGCGATGCAACCGGGCTGCTGTGAAGGTCATCCCCGCCCAGAACCCTCCCGATTGAGATAA
- a CDS encoding FAD-binding oxidoreductase, with protein MAIPPAFLKDLRSVVSAEAILTDAGVCERLSKDYFWYSPWLIEELSDKQADAVVQCSSEAEAIDVLRLAHRHRVPVVARGLGTGNYGQAIPLQGGIVLDLKPMDRILGFENGGVRVEAGVKLLDIEQAGRECGLELRMYPSTIAMSTIGGFIAGGSCGIGSINHGVLRDRGNVRSLRVVTANEEPQVLELKGKEIDKVLHAYGTNSIITEIDLPLTHRTDWIQMAVAFESLQAAHNFCWALGRSEGIHKREIALLEQPLIAYQKVLANVADPDKHTVLLLVDPTDANETRLLVQDFDGGVTAEIPLYEPGAPTLSDATWNHTTLWAKKYNENFTYLQCAFAADPQKSWEQSSQLKEKFGEDWSIHVEMVRFMGAVNYWSLPVLRYRDREQLQGMMDECFAIGVGISNPHTFILEEGGHDAGNPVQLAFKYEADPLGILNPGKMKLFVPPEDSATEAVSSEQESSDAPAPAESASELEGDRSPETSQSG; from the coding sequence ATGGCAATCCCTCCAGCCTTTCTCAAAGATCTGCGATCGGTTGTTTCGGCTGAGGCGATTTTGACCGATGCGGGGGTTTGCGAGCGTCTGTCGAAGGATTACTTCTGGTACAGTCCTTGGCTGATAGAAGAGTTGTCGGACAAACAGGCCGATGCAGTGGTGCAATGTTCGTCCGAGGCTGAGGCGATCGACGTGCTGCGGCTAGCCCATCGACATCGGGTGCCGGTGGTGGCGCGCGGCTTGGGTACTGGCAATTACGGTCAAGCCATTCCGCTGCAAGGAGGAATTGTACTGGATCTCAAACCGATGGATCGGATTTTGGGGTTCGAGAATGGCGGCGTGCGGGTGGAAGCTGGTGTGAAGCTGTTGGATATCGAGCAGGCAGGGCGAGAGTGCGGCCTGGAATTGCGCATGTATCCCAGCACGATCGCCATGTCTACGATCGGGGGATTCATTGCGGGGGGCAGTTGTGGGATTGGCAGCATCAATCATGGCGTGTTGCGCGATCGCGGTAACGTTCGCTCCCTTAGGGTCGTCACCGCCAACGAAGAACCGCAGGTGCTGGAGCTGAAAGGCAAAGAGATCGACAAGGTGCTGCACGCCTATGGCACGAACAGCATTATTACGGAGATCGATCTACCCCTCACCCATCGCACCGATTGGATTCAGATGGCCGTGGCCTTCGAGAGCCTGCAAGCCGCCCATAATTTTTGTTGGGCCTTGGGGCGGAGCGAGGGGATTCACAAGCGGGAGATTGCCTTGCTAGAGCAGCCTCTGATTGCCTACCAAAAAGTACTCGCTAACGTAGCCGATCCCGACAAACATACAGTGTTACTGCTCGTCGATCCCACTGATGCGAATGAAACCAGACTGCTGGTGCAGGATTTTGACGGCGGAGTCACTGCCGAGATTCCGCTGTACGAGCCCGGAGCCCCAACCCTTAGCGATGCGACGTGGAACCATACCACCTTGTGGGCGAAGAAATACAACGAGAATTTCACTTACCTGCAATGTGCTTTTGCTGCCGATCCCCAAAAAAGCTGGGAGCAGTCGTCTCAATTAAAAGAAAAATTTGGCGAAGATTGGTCGATCCACGTAGAAATGGTGCGGTTTATGGGGGCGGTCAATTATTGGTCGCTACCGGTGTTGCGGTATCGCGATCGCGAGCAGCTCCAAGGAATGATGGATGAGTGTTTCGCGATCGGTGTGGGAATTTCCAATCCGCATACATTCATTTTGGAGGAAGGGGGGCACGATGCGGGCAATCCCGTACAATTGGCCTTTAAGTACGAAGCCGATCCCCTCGGCATTCTCAATCCGGGCAAGATGAAGCTGTTTGTGCCCCCCGAAGACAGTGCGACTGAAGCAGTGAGTAGCGAGCAGGAAAGTTCTGACGCCCCCGCTCCAGCAGAATCGGCAAGCGAGCTCGAAGGAGATCGATCTCCAGAAACCAGCCAGTCCGGATAG
- a CDS encoding SNF2-related protein — MTNQNQSSSSTESWNPEIPHQEVRIRSNPGRRGLTTGKVRKAGTRILVQVQFGPNEKVYKPQNLLELCGDDDSIKSLFKQKRFGGPDDLRRILTYEKVKGKLTNVFYSMEASQTDFYAHQFKPVLKFLNSSVGRLLIADEVGLGKTIEAMYVWKELQARADARRLLIVCPAMLRQKWQDDLRQRFNIFAEIVNAKELVNKVRTCLETQHLQPLTCIVSLEGLRPSANWEDRTVKNSRAEFARLLDTNPATDDFGLFDLAIIDEAHYLRNASTANNRIGRLIRDASRHLLLLTATPIQVQSSNLYQLLRLVSPDDFFNELIFENMLEANYSIIQALRYLWANQPRLEQARAAIKQSMRSEYFKDNRLLHYVYNILQESEQIDEANRVELGYKLEKISLLNQYVTRSRKRDVLPNRVKRDPQTLNVYFSPLEQEIYNYVTQKIKQQTRGRQGVSLFRLIARQRQMASCMVAALQSWKIDGILGDLIDESLWEDFGISAELQDGEAEEQSPLDVVLTLLQKVNTTELEKQDSKYNRLQQFLHRQLQVNASEKFVIFAYFRGTLQYLERRLQADGISTCLIIGGMGNAKWDVINQFAEKCGPSVLLSSEVGSEGIDLQHCRFLVNYDLPWNPMRVEQRIGRLDRLGQKADRISIINFSLVDTVEERILERLYERINIFRESIGDLENILGETTEQLLVELFSEQLTPEEQEQRATETTMALLKERALQDELETEAINILAFSDRILQSITDSREQGRWLQPEELRTFVEDCFSRYYPGTVIVPKPNQDKLYEITLSEAAKVSLQLFLTQNRCVTPTQLHLSSIPIACFFDSKIAGVMGKRNELLDSTHPLILWIRHRYETAAQKLHPISATQIDQQIVGLPLGIYVYVVCRWTFIGLKTENKIGYQVACYSNSKLLSDRVSEFVLAKAMQQGGDKPNAHNFIDDLDRLLDLHQKCEDFLEDSFGKALEEFEIENENHCNIQERSARAFAERKQRELEDRIQRFKQAGKTQIIPATEGQLRKVNRELEVKLKSIQEKREGIAFEQVQLASGVIFVEP; from the coding sequence ATGACCAATCAAAATCAATCGTCAAGCAGCACTGAAAGTTGGAATCCTGAAATTCCCCATCAAGAGGTAAGAATTCGCTCCAACCCCGGTCGTCGCGGACTAACTACAGGCAAGGTTCGCAAGGCAGGGACACGTATTTTAGTTCAGGTGCAGTTTGGACCGAACGAGAAAGTCTACAAGCCGCAGAATCTGCTTGAGCTCTGTGGCGATGATGATAGTATAAAATCTCTATTCAAACAGAAACGATTTGGCGGCCCAGACGATTTAAGGCGAATTTTAACCTATGAGAAAGTGAAAGGAAAACTAACCAATGTTTTCTACAGCATGGAAGCCAGTCAAACAGACTTTTATGCCCATCAGTTTAAGCCAGTGCTCAAATTTCTCAATTCTTCAGTAGGACGTTTGTTGATTGCCGATGAGGTAGGACTGGGTAAAACGATCGAGGCCATGTACGTTTGGAAAGAACTCCAGGCTCGTGCAGATGCCCGACGACTCCTCATTGTTTGTCCGGCTATGCTGCGTCAAAAGTGGCAAGACGATCTGCGCCAGCGCTTCAACATCTTTGCCGAAATTGTCAATGCCAAAGAGTTAGTCAATAAAGTTAGAACTTGTTTAGAAACCCAGCACCTCCAGCCTCTTACATGTATTGTTAGTCTAGAGGGACTACGTCCGAGTGCAAACTGGGAAGATCGGACTGTTAAAAACTCGCGAGCAGAATTTGCAAGACTACTAGATACAAATCCTGCAACTGACGATTTCGGGCTCTTCGATCTAGCAATTATTGATGAAGCACACTATCTGAGAAATGCTAGCACTGCAAATAATCGCATAGGTCGACTTATCCGCGATGCATCTCGGCATCTGTTGCTGCTGACAGCTACTCCTATTCAGGTGCAAAGTTCTAATCTTTACCAATTGTTACGTCTTGTTAGCCCAGATGATTTTTTCAATGAGCTAATTTTTGAAAACATGCTTGAAGCAAATTATTCCATCATTCAAGCATTACGCTATCTATGGGCGAATCAGCCAAGGCTAGAACAAGCTCGGGCTGCCATCAAACAGTCGATGAGATCGGAATATTTTAAAGATAATCGTTTGCTTCATTATGTTTATAATATCTTGCAGGAATCTGAGCAGATTGATGAAGCAAATCGTGTTGAACTAGGTTATAAACTCGAAAAAATCTCCCTACTCAATCAGTATGTCACACGCAGCCGCAAGCGCGATGTCTTGCCGAACCGAGTAAAGCGAGATCCACAGACTCTAAACGTCTATTTTTCTCCTTTAGAACAAGAGATTTATAATTATGTGACTCAAAAAATTAAGCAACAAACTCGAGGCAGGCAAGGAGTCTCTTTATTTAGATTAATCGCTCGACAGCGCCAAATGGCAAGTTGTATGGTTGCGGCTCTTCAGTCTTGGAAAATTGATGGTATTCTAGGTGACCTGATTGATGAATCACTATGGGAAGATTTTGGAATTTCAGCAGAATTGCAAGATGGAGAAGCAGAAGAGCAATCACCTCTAGATGTAGTCCTTACCTTGCTCCAAAAAGTTAACACAACGGAATTAGAGAAGCAAGATAGCAAATATAATCGGCTCCAACAATTTCTCCATAGGCAGCTTCAAGTGAATGCTAGCGAAAAGTTCGTCATTTTTGCTTATTTCAGAGGAACCCTCCAGTATTTGGAAAGACGTTTGCAAGCAGATGGAATCTCCACTTGCTTAATCATAGGTGGGATGGGAAATGCCAAGTGGGATGTCATTAATCAGTTCGCTGAGAAATGCGGTCCTTCAGTCTTGTTGTCTTCTGAAGTAGGCAGTGAGGGTATCGATCTCCAACATTGTCGGTTTTTAGTTAACTATGACTTACCTTGGAATCCGATGAGGGTAGAGCAAAGAATTGGGCGTTTAGATCGCTTAGGCCAAAAAGCAGATCGAATCTCAATCATCAACTTCAGTTTAGTAGATACCGTTGAAGAACGTATTTTAGAGCGTCTCTACGAACGGATTAATATATTTCGAGAGAGCATTGGAGATCTAGAAAATATTCTTGGCGAGACAACTGAGCAATTGCTTGTTGAACTCTTTTCAGAGCAGCTTACCCCCGAAGAGCAGGAACAGCGGGCCACTGAAACCACAATGGCACTTTTGAAAGAACGTGCTCTACAAGATGAATTAGAAACTGAAGCTATTAATATATTAGCTTTCTCAGATCGTATTCTTCAGTCAATCACAGATAGCCGGGAACAAGGCCGCTGGCTTCAACCTGAGGAACTTCGGACTTTTGTGGAGGACTGTTTTTCTCGCTACTACCCCGGTACAGTAATCGTACCAAAGCCAAATCAGGATAAACTTTATGAAATAACTCTTTCTGAAGCTGCTAAGGTTAGCTTGCAGTTATTTCTTACTCAAAACCGTTGTGTAACTCCTACACAGCTTCATTTATCGAGTATTCCAATTGCCTGCTTCTTCGATTCTAAAATCGCAGGCGTAATGGGAAAACGCAATGAACTTTTAGATTCTACTCATCCTCTAATTCTTTGGATTCGCCACCGCTACGAAACAGCAGCTCAAAAGCTCCATCCTATTTCAGCCACTCAAATTGACCAACAAATAGTTGGCCTACCTCTAGGAATTTATGTTTATGTCGTTTGTCGCTGGACATTTATCGGACTCAAAACAGAGAATAAAATTGGCTATCAGGTTGCCTGCTACAGCAACAGCAAATTACTCTCCGATCGAGTTTCTGAGTTTGTGTTGGCTAAAGCCATGCAGCAAGGAGGGGATAAGCCTAATGCTCATAACTTCATTGACGATCTCGATCGCCTTTTAGACTTACATCAAAAATGTGAAGACTTCCTTGAAGACTCCTTTGGTAAGGCACTTGAAGAATTTGAGATTGAGAATGAAAATCATTGCAATATTCAGGAGCGTAGTGCTAGAGCTTTTGCCGAACGCAAGCAGCGCGAGCTAGAAGATCGCATTCAACGATTTAAGCAAGCTGGCAAGACCCAGATTATTCCAGCCACAGAAGGCCAGTTGAGAAAAGTAAATCGAGAGCTGGAAGTCAAGCTCAAGTCTATTCAAGAGAAGCGTGAGGGTATCGCCTTCGAGCAAGTTCAATTAGCTTCAGGCGTGATTTTTGTCGAACCGTAA
- a CDS encoding metal ABC transporter permease, with amino-acid sequence MLEWLLEPLNYEFMRYSLTMGIIVGILCPVTGAFLIVQRLSLLGNVISHSVLPGLAIANFFGIDLVLGAFVSGMASTLAIAWIRAKTRVKADAAMSLTLVSFFAIGVALLSLLDSRLDLEDLLFGNILSVSIGDVWQAAAVMLATVLVAVLFYKELLFFTFDRNGAEAAGLPVHTINVCFVAAVTLTIVVGMQAVGVILVISLLVGPALTAYLLVKELHWTIAIGSLLGATSSASGMYLSYYFDLPSGPAIAMVVFGLFLLALLTRAFSFRQVPAFPGDRP; translated from the coding sequence ATGCTGGAATGGCTGCTCGAACCGCTGAATTACGAGTTCATGCGGTATTCCTTGACGATGGGCATCATCGTGGGAATTTTGTGTCCCGTCACGGGAGCGTTTTTAATCGTGCAGCGGCTTTCATTGCTGGGAAATGTGATTTCTCATTCGGTCTTGCCCGGATTGGCGATCGCCAATTTCTTCGGCATCGATCTCGTGTTGGGAGCATTTGTTTCTGGCATGGCTAGTACCTTGGCGATCGCCTGGATTCGGGCCAAAACTCGGGTGAAGGCGGATGCAGCCATGTCGCTGACGTTAGTGAGCTTTTTTGCCATCGGCGTAGCGCTATTGAGCTTGCTGGATAGTCGCCTGGACTTAGAAGACTTGCTATTTGGCAATATCTTGAGTGTTTCAATTGGAGATGTGTGGCAGGCGGCTGCGGTGATGCTGGCAACTGTGTTGGTTGCTGTATTGTTCTACAAAGAGCTCCTGTTTTTCACCTTCGATCGCAATGGGGCTGAAGCGGCAGGATTGCCGGTCCATACGATTAATGTCTGCTTTGTGGCTGCTGTCACCCTCACCATTGTGGTCGGCATGCAGGCGGTGGGGGTGATTTTGGTCATTTCATTGCTGGTGGGGCCAGCCCTAACTGCCTATTTGTTGGTCAAAGAATTACATTGGACAATCGCGATCGGCAGTCTGCTGGGGGCCACATCTAGCGCGAGCGGGATGTATCTCAGCTATTACTTCGATTTACCGTCAGGACCGGCGATCGCAATGGTGGTGTTTGGTCTATTCCTGCTTGCCCTGTTGACCCGGGCATTTTCATTTCGGCAGGTTCCAGCTTTTCCCGGCGATAGACCATAG